Genomic segment of Glutamicibacter sp. JL.03c:
AGAATATTCTCCGTGGCCCTTTGCGACCACCAGAATTGGCACAACCAGCTCCGGGATCAATAGTGCATCTGCACAGAAAAATACCTCCCCGTGCCAAGTGATGCTCGACACGAGGAGGTATTTGCTGCTGGGTCATGGAATTACAGGTTGTTGCTTCCTGCGGTTCCAGCGGTTTCAATCACATCGTCGTCGTCCTTTTCGGGGTGGCGCGAGAGGTTGATCAAAGCCAGGGCCAGGCCGCCCCAGATGGTCAGCATGGAAATAATCATGAAGACAATAGCGATGCCGCTCATGGCTAGTATTCCTTTCCGGCTGTTTCCGAGAGTTCCTCGGCCTCAACGTTTCGCTGATGCTGCTCGAACTCGGGGTCA
This window contains:
- a CDS encoding methionine/alanine import family NSS transporter small subunit, with the translated sequence MSGIAIVFMIISMLTIWGGLALALINLSRHPEKDDDDVIETAGTAGSNNL